The Camelina sativa cultivar DH55 chromosome 16, Cs, whole genome shotgun sequence sequence GAAACCATCCAGCAAACTGCCACAAGTCACGATATTAGGGGACACACCATGAGATATCATCTCCTGGAAAAGGTCTTGAGCAGCATTAAGATCCCCCACTTGACAAAACCCGTGAATAAGAGTGTTGTAAGAAACTGTATCAGGAACTAAGCCTCTTTTAGACATCTCATGGAGGAGTTTCATTCCAGCGTCTAACCTCTTAGCCCTACAGCATCCATCTATGAGAGTATTTACGGTGATTATATTTGGAGAGCAGCCATTGCTAACCATCAAATTAAACATGCGCTTTGCATCATCTAGACGACTATGCTTGCAAAATCCATTAATCAATGAATTATATGTGAATGTATCAGGAAATATATCCATTCGAAGCATCTCACTGTATAATTCTTCAGCCTCAGAGACCTTTCCTTCTTTGACAAATGCATTGATCAATGCATTGAAAGTTACAACATTTGGGTCGACACTTCTTTTGATCATATCACGTAGCAGTTGCTCGGCATCACTCCATTTACCATATCTACAACAACCATCGATCATACAGTTGTAGGTAACAACATTGGGAAAAATGCCTTTCTCAAGCATTTCAGTGAAAAGATGTCGAGCATGGCTGTGGTGCCCGTCTTTGCAAAGACGATCGATGATGGCAGTATAGATTACAACACCGGGTTTGATGTGGGTTTGCTCCATATTCCTAAGCAGATTCAAGGCAGATTCAGTGTCACCCATCTTACACATTCCACTTACAATAGTTCTGTAAGTAACCTCGTCAGGTTGATGACCTTCTTCAACCATCCGATCAAGCAGAGCCGTTGCTTCGAGAACTCGACCCTCCATACAAAGACCGTTCATGAGTGTGCTGAAGGTCACGACATTGGGTGTTGTTAGTCCAGTTTCAACCATATGATCAAATAAAGCCAAGGCTTCAGAGAGCCTATCTTGGAGACATAACCCGTGGAGCAGCGTGTTAAACGTAACAACATTAGGCTGGAAACCAAGTTTAGTGATCTTTCCAAACGTAGACAAAGCAAAGGGCAACTTGTGACAGTCGCAGAAACATTTCATCAGAATAGAAAAGCTGTAGATATTACATGGAATCCGGCGCAATGACATCTTCTGATAGAGAGAAATCGCAACATCGGGACGATTCATTCTGAGGATGACACCCATTAATTTACAGAAATCAATTTCTGAAGGGAAAGGACGAGATCGAACCatatcatcaaacaaaacaatggcATCGTCTAAGCTTTTGATATAATGAAACCCATTTCTCAATTTCAAGCTCTCTCCTCCAAATGTTCCTCCGCTCAAAGAAGGCTTACTCTNATGACAGCTGCAATAACATTTCATCAGAGTAGAAAAGTTGTATATATTAAATGGAATCCGGCGCAATTCCATCTTCTGATAGAGAGAAATCGCAACATCGGGACGTTTCATCTTCACGACGACACcaattagtttattaaaatCAATTTCCGAATAGAGGGGACGAGATCGAACCATGTAATCGAACAGATCAATGGCATCATCTAAGCTTTTGATATAATGAGACCCACTCCTCAATTTCAAACTCTCTCCTCCAAACGTTCCTCCGCTCAAAGAAGGCTTACTCTTCTCAAC is a genomic window containing:
- the LOC104752946 gene encoding pentatricopeptide repeat-containing protein At1g64100-like gives rise to the protein MLAKVYSRSEFSATAYARLFSTRLGNGAAKKSSKVEKSKPSLSGGTFGGESLKLRSGSHYIKSLDDAIDLFDYMVRSRPLYSEIDFNKLIGVVVKMKRPDVAISLYQKMELRRIPFNIYNFSTLMKCYCSCHKLPFALSTFGKITKLGFQPNVVTFNTLLHGLCLQDRLSEALALFDHMVETGLTTPNVVTFSTLMNGLCMEGRVLEATALLDRMVEEGHQPDEVTYRTIVSGMCKMGDTESALNLLRNMEQTHIKPGVVIYTAIIDRLCKDGHHSHARHLFTEMLEKGIFPNVVTYNCMIDGCCRYGKWSDAEQLLRDMIKRSVDPNVVTFNALINAFVKEGKVSEAEELYSEMLRMDIFPDTFTYNSLINGFCKHSRLDDAKRMFNLMVSNGCSPNIITVNTLIDGCCRAKRLDAGMKLLHEMSKRGLVPDTVSYNTLIHGFCQVGDLNAAQDLFQEMISHGVSPNIVTCGSLLDGFCNDMKIDKALKLFEVMQKSKMDLDTAIYNIIIHGMCKSSKVDEAWDLFNSLPLNGVKPDVQTYNIMISSFVKEGNFLRAEELYAEMFRKGVVLDTFIYTSMVDGLCKQNRLDEARQMFDSMASKGCSPDLVTFSTLINGYCKAKKVDDGLELYCEMYRRGIVADTITYNTLIHGFCQVGDLNGALDIFQEMVSSGVCPDTITYSTLIHGFCQVGYLNGARDIFQEMVSSGVCPDTITFHGMLTGLFSKEELKKAKAMLEDLQKSVPGSLIEG